A part of Paenibacillus sp. 481 genomic DNA contains:
- a CDS encoding polymorphic toxin-type HINT domain-containing protein, translated as MMKKYVSILLIVVMTLTSLPLAPAEGRQALTRPSTKTLSSVTQAVYPPFFKLNSTDHTMSADDLDNLITVTSVTYKFDVNRDWVLQEMAKGYQLHHIYQGLEKKQQGNSYEKFMTAQYPNLPLDPLTLHNTNLNHMNKIKSVTDAVYAKAKAVPKPKPILDKASANSVTDYVYSLQDGLFNTSPYDQIALKQRVHKPDQAPYTIGSDNEQISTIDGSLQVSATDLVMSGANGMGFALRRVYDSSRAKDDIYVTNDTNSTRPTPEDELHALGKGWIWDISYIRNAWKVNEERSIYIAGVGSYPLGDPHGINKLSLLGYPYKDLTFDTATEEERLVTKISGKRPDSVLKDHKSGIKQYFSLDGKLVRMDDKFGNWVEFMYQGPSLEEEVLWFIVSSSKDGKVNNQMWFAYDKINHTVTVSMDDKKVIYKKRKIGDGPNGKFRELEVLDEVIDPLGRSTKYGYREWNNLQFNLMEKYRYVSHPSEKLETYGQNKAILLTSIEHPTKALSQFGILGAWEMSIGPYAVEQSIYYSSRHVSYSSASQTKMNSTALTYKIHGSSKYDEKYTLTTTVDDGLKSTMHTYERRPASFYEPPKIFNTEVVSKVNNTNQSKRVQYSYEREKPNPTRIEESFQDGALHAPKKTTVRQYDTADWGLVVSETNPLNVTNRYDYSLPTATISKRVGRALLSSVQALNAQTQLVTEYKYDPNHGEMTQMLSKNNQGALLQQVQREYDPNGNPITVRIRGEQQDTVVKQEFSPQLGAFFPTKQTVDVKNAEGQVTTIVKEADYNRFTGDMISYTDGNRHATTSTYDKLGRVIAEKYPDNTQTKIVYNDVQNTITVTDPRGHVTEKAFDPIGNLIRESNGRGAANHAYDTHGRLIRKGTFTGQFVEYTYDAWGRVIKETAAGNAKQYEYNDIVNTKVSIDGEGNKIRETYDVLDRVVKREELKPAGAVVLAQYTYDFVGNVVSMLDAKGNETKYEYDVLSRLTAVIDAEGKRVAYTYNIAGNLVQIQYADGTILKKKYDEIGRLIEQIDPKNVSKRFYHDANNNLVKSIDRKGQVHQFGYSNRNFLTSSTTSIPEEGVTYAYDEGGNRTAMTDATGTTRYAYFPTGELRTITYPDQTTLSYEYEARSLRTKQTVTTPTFSSSMTLNYGTMFAHPTSLQVTDRNNTALATMNYTYDKSETNLAKLSMSNGITETYTYDGLNLANIQQHQGATPFGQYQYSYDNNRNITSKNENGTPFHFTYDKLNRIQTNSQFSETYTYDARDNRSTLTTANPPVPKGVQYSYDSRNRLTRAVTEDGNTVTYRYNGDGLMVERSQAGETTRYYYDDRKIIVAEGKVEPSGTVTITYAYAHDPRGRLLARQVASTNQMQYYVTNGHGDVVEIRDSQGTVLNKYTYDIWGKPLVTEKEQVPNIFRYSGEYWDSATNLQYLRSRWYDPSIGRFTTEDTYEGQANNPLSLNLYTYVYNNPLKYTDPSGNIPVETIADVASIGHSSYELYNDPSWGNAGYLAWDLAATFIPYVPGSYTGKAVQAGTRATTNTAKKVVSKQNEKKVIKNEVKNSPKETQTSKKLKADCNCFTSGTKVMTDTGEIPIEDIEVGDKVLAKSDETGVVAYKEVVGLFQKKADEIYYIHVGKEIIEVTAEHPFWLDSKGWTFVKDLKVGDLLVSSDSSKLTIEKIEKELRSAIVYNFEVADFNSYFVSNLGIWVHNCNIASRNRTNHILYGDRTGGGHMWPGAPGKSTFPRSWDANKIMRNVSDIATDPRLSWQRGRVVNQRQRYEIIGIRDGVRIKVVTDGRDIITAFPFR; from the coding sequence ATGATGAAAAAATATGTATCCATCCTACTCATTGTTGTAATGACCCTAACCAGCTTGCCGCTTGCTCCGGCTGAAGGCAGGCAAGCCCTAACTCGTCCAAGCACGAAGACACTGTCTTCGGTTACCCAAGCGGTCTATCCACCTTTTTTCAAGTTGAATTCAACCGATCACACGATGAGCGCAGACGATCTGGACAATCTCATCACCGTCACCTCAGTCACTTACAAGTTCGATGTCAATCGCGACTGGGTTCTTCAAGAAATGGCGAAGGGCTATCAGCTTCATCATATTTACCAAGGCTTAGAAAAGAAGCAGCAGGGCAACTCCTACGAGAAATTCATGACAGCTCAGTACCCCAACCTTCCACTAGATCCATTAACCCTACACAACACGAACTTGAACCATATGAACAAAATAAAGAGTGTAACGGACGCGGTCTATGCCAAGGCGAAGGCTGTACCTAAACCTAAGCCTATTCTGGACAAGGCAAGCGCCAACTCTGTCACGGACTACGTGTATAGCTTGCAGGACGGGCTATTTAACACAAGTCCATATGATCAAATTGCACTCAAACAGAGAGTGCATAAGCCTGATCAAGCGCCTTATACCATCGGCTCAGACAATGAGCAAATCTCGACGATCGACGGTTCGCTGCAAGTATCCGCCACCGATTTGGTCATGTCCGGTGCTAATGGCATGGGATTCGCGCTTCGGAGAGTGTATGACAGCAGCCGCGCGAAGGATGATATCTACGTCACCAACGATACCAACAGCACGCGTCCTACTCCTGAAGATGAATTGCACGCGTTAGGAAAAGGGTGGATCTGGGATATTTCCTATATCCGAAATGCCTGGAAAGTGAATGAAGAGCGTTCCATTTACATCGCAGGTGTCGGCTCCTATCCCCTTGGCGATCCTCATGGGATCAATAAGCTATCGTTGCTCGGTTATCCTTATAAGGACTTGACGTTTGATACTGCAACCGAAGAAGAGAGATTGGTCACCAAAATAAGTGGTAAAAGACCAGATTCTGTCCTGAAGGATCATAAAAGTGGCATCAAACAATATTTTAGCTTAGACGGTAAGTTGGTTCGAATGGACGACAAGTTTGGCAACTGGGTCGAGTTTATGTATCAAGGGCCCTCTCTGGAAGAGGAGGTGCTTTGGTTTATTGTCAGTTCTTCCAAAGACGGAAAGGTTAATAACCAAATGTGGTTTGCTTACGATAAGATCAATCATACGGTGACAGTAAGCATGGATGATAAGAAGGTTATTTATAAGAAACGTAAAATCGGCGATGGGCCGAACGGAAAGTTTCGTGAACTGGAAGTGCTAGACGAGGTTATTGACCCTCTAGGTCGTTCAACGAAATACGGATATCGAGAATGGAATAACTTGCAGTTTAATCTGATGGAGAAGTACCGATACGTAAGCCACCCTTCCGAGAAGCTTGAAACGTATGGGCAGAACAAAGCGATCTTACTGACATCGATCGAGCATCCGACCAAAGCGCTCTCTCAATTTGGCATCCTCGGTGCATGGGAAATGAGTATTGGACCCTATGCGGTGGAACAAAGCATATACTATTCCTCCCGTCACGTGTCGTACAGTTCGGCCTCCCAGACGAAGATGAACTCGACCGCGCTAACGTATAAAATACACGGCAGTTCCAAGTATGACGAAAAATATACGTTAACGACGACTGTAGATGACGGCTTGAAATCAACGATGCACACGTATGAGCGACGGCCTGCTAGTTTCTATGAACCACCTAAGATTTTTAATACTGAGGTGGTAAGTAAGGTAAACAACACGAACCAATCGAAGCGTGTCCAGTACAGCTATGAGAGAGAGAAGCCGAACCCAACGCGGATTGAGGAAAGCTTTCAGGACGGTGCTCTTCATGCACCTAAGAAGACGACCGTCCGACAATATGATACCGCCGATTGGGGCTTGGTCGTATCGGAAACGAACCCGCTTAACGTAACCAACCGCTACGACTATTCGTTGCCGACAGCTACGATTTCCAAAAGGGTTGGACGCGCGTTACTAAGCAGTGTTCAAGCGCTGAATGCGCAGACACAGTTGGTGACCGAGTACAAGTATGATCCGAACCATGGCGAGATGACGCAAATGCTCAGCAAAAATAATCAAGGTGCGTTATTGCAGCAGGTTCAGCGGGAATACGACCCGAATGGAAATCCGATCACGGTTCGGATACGGGGAGAGCAACAGGATACCGTCGTCAAGCAGGAGTTTAGCCCACAATTGGGTGCTTTCTTCCCGACTAAGCAAACGGTGGATGTCAAGAATGCAGAGGGTCAGGTGACGACTATTGTGAAGGAGGCCGACTATAATCGGTTCACGGGAGATATGATCTCCTACACCGATGGCAACCGTCACGCGACAACGTCTACGTATGATAAACTAGGAAGAGTCATCGCGGAGAAATACCCGGACAATACCCAAACGAAAATCGTGTATAATGATGTCCAGAACACGATTACCGTCACCGATCCACGGGGGCATGTTACCGAGAAGGCTTTTGATCCGATCGGTAATTTGATCCGGGAGTCGAATGGTCGGGGAGCTGCCAATCATGCGTACGATACACATGGGCGATTGATCCGTAAAGGAACGTTTACAGGACAATTTGTCGAGTACACCTATGACGCTTGGGGCCGAGTCATCAAGGAGACAGCCGCCGGGAATGCGAAGCAGTATGAGTACAACGACATTGTGAACACGAAGGTCAGCATCGACGGAGAGGGTAACAAGATTCGAGAAACGTATGATGTGCTAGATCGTGTTGTAAAAAGAGAAGAGCTCAAGCCAGCAGGAGCAGTCGTACTGGCCCAGTACACGTATGACTTTGTAGGCAACGTCGTCTCGATGCTTGATGCCAAAGGCAACGAAACCAAATACGAGTACGACGTCTTAAGCCGTCTAACCGCCGTCATTGATGCCGAAGGCAAACGCGTGGCCTACACCTACAATATAGCCGGCAATTTGGTTCAAATTCAGTACGCAGATGGAACCATACTCAAGAAGAAATACGACGAAATCGGCCGCCTGATCGAGCAGATCGATCCGAAAAACGTGAGCAAGCGATTCTATCACGATGCGAACAACAATTTGGTCAAAAGCATCGACCGCAAGGGTCAGGTTCATCAGTTCGGCTACAGCAATCGTAACTTCCTCACGAGCAGCACGACGTCAATCCCAGAAGAAGGCGTTACGTATGCGTATGATGAGGGCGGCAATCGCACGGCGATGACCGATGCAACGGGGACGACGAGATATGCGTATTTTCCAACGGGAGAATTGCGAACGATCACGTATCCCGACCAAACCACGTTGAGCTATGAATATGAGGCGAGAAGCTTACGAACGAAGCAAACCGTAACGACACCGACGTTTAGCTCGTCGATGACGCTGAACTACGGCACGATGTTTGCGCATCCAACGTCGTTACAAGTCACCGATCGCAACAACACGGCGTTAGCCACGATGAACTACACCTACGACAAATCCGAGACGAACTTAGCGAAGCTAAGCATGTCCAACGGAATCACCGAGACCTACACCTACGACGGCTTAAATCTGGCCAACATCCAACAGCATCAAGGTGCGACGCCATTTGGGCAGTATCAATACAGCTACGATAACAACCGCAATATCACCAGCAAAAATGAAAACGGCACGCCGTTCCATTTCACCTATGACAAGCTCAATCGCATCCAGACGAACAGCCAGTTCAGCGAGACGTACACCTACGATGCACGTGACAATCGCAGTACGCTAACGACCGCCAATCCACCTGTGCCAAAAGGCGTTCAATACAGCTATGATTCTCGCAATCGCTTAACACGCGCAGTCACCGAAGACGGCAACACCGTTACGTACCGCTACAACGGTGACGGCCTGATGGTCGAGCGCAGCCAAGCTGGCGAGACCACCCGCTACTACTACGACGACCGCAAAATCATCGTCGCGGAAGGCAAAGTAGAGCCTAGCGGAACCGTTACGATCACGTATGCCTATGCTCATGATCCACGAGGCCGCTTACTGGCCCGCCAAGTCGCGAGCACCAATCAAATGCAGTACTACGTGACCAATGGCCACGGTGACGTCGTCGAGATTCGCGACAGCCAAGGAACCGTGCTGAACAAGTACACGTACGACATCTGGGGCAAGCCATTAGTAACAGAGAAAGAGCAAGTGCCGAACATTTTCCGCTACTCGGGCGAGTATTGGGATAGCGCAACGAACCTGCAATACTTGCGTTCTCGTTGGTACGACCCGAGTATTGGGCGATTTACTACGGAAGACACCTATGAAGGGCAAGCGAACAATCCGTTAAGCTTGAACTTGTACACCTATGTCTATAACAACCCGTTAAAATACACTGACCCAAGCGGGAATATTCCAGTGGAAACCATTGCGGATGTTGCGAGTATTGGTCACAGCTCTTATGAATTGTATAATGATCCAAGTTGGGGAAATGCGGGTTATTTAGCGTGGGATTTAGCAGCGACGTTCATACCATATGTCCCGGGTTCATATACGGGTAAAGCTGTTCAAGCAGGAACAAGAGCTACAACAAATACAGCAAAAAAAGTGGTCTCTAAGCAAAATGAAAAAAAAGTTATAAAAAACGAAGTTAAGAATTCGCCAAAAGAAACGCAGACCTCTAAAAAACTAAAAGCTGATTGTAACTGCTTTACTTCTGGTACAAAAGTAATGACAGATACAGGTGAAATTCCTATCGAGGATATTGAGGTCGGGGACAAGGTTCTTGCTAAATCAGACGAAACCGGAGTAGTGGCATATAAAGAGGTTGTAGGACTATTCCAAAAAAAGGCTGACGAAATCTACTATATCCACGTAGGTAAAGAAATTATTGAGGTAACCGCAGAGCATCCATTCTGGTTGGATAGTAAAGGATGGACTTTTGTTAAAGATTTGAAAGTTGGAGACTTGCTCGTTTCGAGTGATAGTTCTAAACTAACGATAGAAAAGATTGAGAAAGAGCTACGGAGCGCAATTGTTTATAATTTTGAGGTTGCTGATTTTAACTCTTACTTTGTTTCTAACCTTGGGATATGGGTTCATAACTGTAACATTGCAAGTCGCAATCGAACTAATCATATTCTTTATGGAGACAGAACTGGTGGCGGACACATGTGGCCAGGTGCACCTGGGAAATCGACATTTCCTAGATCATGGGATGCAAATAAGATAATGAGAAACGTTTCGGACATTGCAACTGACCCTAGACTTAGTTGGCAAAGAGGGAGAGTTGTGAACCAGAGACAGAGATATGAGATAATTGGTATTCGTGACGGTGTCAGAATTAAAGTTGTAACAGATGGTAGGGATATTATCACGGCGTTCCCTTTTAGGTAA
- a CDS encoding RHS repeat domain-containing protein gives MTAVIDADGKKVSYTYNLAGDLVQIQYADGTVLKKKYDEIGRLIEQIDPKNLSKRFYHDANNNLVKSIDRKGQVHQFGYSSRNFLTSSTTPIPEEGVTYAYDEGGNRIAMTDATGTTRYAYFPTGELRTITYPDQTTLSYEYEARSLRTKQTVTTPTFSSSMTVNYGTMFSHPTSLQVTDRNNMALATMNYTYDKSETNLAKLSMSNGITETYTYDGLNLAHIQQHQGATPFGQYQYSYDPNRNITSKNENGTPFTFTYDKLNRVQTNSQFSETYTYDARDNRSTLTTANPPVQKGAQYSYDSRNRLTRAVTEDGNIVTYRYNGDGLMVERSQAGETTRYYYDDRKIIVAEGKVEPSGTVTITYAYAHDPKGRLLARQVASTNQMQYYVTNGHGDVTEIRDSQGTVLNKYTYDIWGKPLVTDKEQVPNIFRYSGEYWDSATNLQYLRSRWYDPNIGRFTTEDTYEGEIKNLLSLNLYTYVANNPLKYIDPSGHRFLSAQLAELEFVIDHAMELTSKGDPEYWANRQYLGVKFQPIFNDNNNNQFKYLFGQLTKTSTYENSVDNAGWAKNQLLDAYDQWQYGPLMAAAAGSMGSIGGMGSIKRTNSVLQNTRGLDDILNDPGKLKGVKPADLHKSLKDNGYNPQPLSGGSLKGKAFESGGGFKIVWGGDRILQYHPGSRHHGGVPYWKLSSGKTGTNRYDMKGKKIK, from the coding sequence TTGACCGCTGTCATTGACGCCGATGGAAAAAAGGTGTCCTACACGTACAATCTAGCCGGCGATTTGGTTCAAATTCAGTATGCAGACGGAACCGTACTCAAGAAGAAATACGACGAAATCGGCCGCCTGATCGAGCAGATCGATCCGAAAAACTTGAGCAAGCGATTCTATCACGATGCGAACAACAATTTGGTCAAAAGCATCGACCGCAAGGGTCAGGTGCATCAGTTCGGCTACAGCAGCCGTAACTTCCTAACGAGCAGCACGACGCCAATCCCAGAAGAAGGCGTTACGTATGCGTATGATGAGGGCGGCAATCGCATCGCGATGACCGATGCAACGGGGACGACGAGATATGCGTATTTTCCAACAGGAGAATTGCGAACGATCACATATCCCGACCAAACCACGTTGAGCTATGAATATGAGGCGAGAAGCTTACGAACGAAGCAAACCGTAACGACGCCGACGTTTAGCTCGTCGATGACGGTGAACTACGGCACGATGTTTTCGCATCCAACGTCGTTGCAAGTCACCGATCGAAACAACATGGCGTTAGCCACGATGAACTACACCTACGACAAATCTGAGACGAACTTAGCGAAGCTAAGCATGTCCAACGGCATCACCGAGACCTACACCTACGACGGCTTAAATTTAGCCCACATCCAACAGCACCAAGGGGCGACGCCATTTGGGCAGTATCAATACAGCTATGACCCTAACCGCAATATCACCAGCAAAAATGAAAACGGCACGCCGTTCACCTTCACCTATGACAAGCTCAATCGCGTTCAAACGAACAGCCAGTTCAGCGAGACGTACACCTACGACGCACGTGACAATCGCAGTACGCTAACGACCGCCAATCCACCTGTGCAAAAAGGCGCTCAATACAGCTATGACTCGCGCAACCGTTTAACACGCGCAGTCACCGAAGACGGCAACATCGTCACGTACCGTTACAACGGTGACGGCCTTATGGTCGAGCGCAGCCAAGCTGGCGAGACCACCCGCTACTACTACGACGACCGCAAAATCATCGTCGCGGAAGGCAAAGTCGAGCCTAGCGGAACCGTTACGATTACGTACGCCTATGCTCATGACCCAAAAGGCCGCTTACTGGCCCGCCAAGTCGCGAGCACGAATCAAATGCAGTACTACGTGACCAACGGCCACGGTGACGTCACCGAAATTCGCGACAGCCAAGGAACTGTGCTGAACAAGTACACGTATGACATCTGGGGCAAGCCATTAGTAACAGACAAGGAGCAAGTGCCGAACATTTTCCGCTACTCGGGCGAGTATTGGGATAGCGCAACAAACCTGCAATACTTGCGTTCTCGTTGGTACGATCCGAATATAGGGCGATTCACAACTGAAGATACGTATGAAGGGGAAATTAAAAACCTGCTTAGTTTGAACCTTTACACATACGTGGCCAATAATCCGTTGAAGTATATTGATCCGAGCGGACATCGGTTCCTATCTGCTCAACTCGCGGAGCTTGAATTTGTAATTGATCATGCTATGGAGTTGACTTCAAAAGGTGATCCCGAATACTGGGCTAATAGACAATATTTAGGCGTTAAATTCCAGCCCATTTTTAATGATAACAACAATAATCAATTCAAATATTTGTTTGGACAGTTGACAAAAACCAGCACCTACGAAAACAGCGTAGACAACGCAGGTTGGGCAAAAAATCAATTGTTAGATGCATATGATCAATGGCAATATGGCCCTCTTATGGCAGCGGCAGCAGGATCAATGGGTTCGATAGGTGGAATGGGCTCTATTAAGAGAACGAATAGTGTATTACAAAATACTAGAGGATTAGATGACATTTTAAATGATCCGGGCAAGTTGAAAGGAGTTAAACCTGCGGATCTGCATAAATCTTTAAAGGATAATGGGTACAATCCACAACCTCTAAGTGGCGGTTCGTTAAAAGGTAAAGCTTTCGAATCGGGTGGTGGTTTTAAAATTGTTTGGGGTGGGGATAGAATATTACAATACCATCCTGGTAGTAGACATCATGGTGGAGTTCCATATTGGAAATTATCTTCGGGTAAAACAGGAACAAATCGTTATGACATGAAAGGTAAGAAAATTAAATAA
- a CDS encoding LamG domain-containing protein: MVLFLSMLFTSTAAASSQMIYEYDVNGNLLNQKNVKLSDIGTTLVNKKTFSGHEKLHIHAKNLNAAENGRTTVQFWMYWTGQDNMMPFSWHSGYTLWIKGNVLGFNSGVADIYGFNAQQLINKWVRITAIFNNGDITKSELYVNGERQPLQHYGNTLSHLKYVSDNATISGWSINEDYKFKGQLADLKIWNRALTQSEIISSAESIQPVANNHVVGHWRLNDAPNHSFKLTGTQRLELNGLNVNTAAGAKSTVQFWMKWNGKDSEMPFSWGHMYTLYIQGNRLGFNTGVGDMYGVQSGDLSNRWVHVTAIFTNGDPYLNELYLNGVKQTLSKNGGAQQRNVTNKAFISGWGHDDHYKFNGEMADLKIWNRALNEIEIQSEMYKTTLNAAKDLVYSSFE; the protein is encoded by the coding sequence ATGGTTTTGTTTCTAAGTATGTTGTTTACCAGTACTGCTGCCGCTAGCAGTCAGATGATATATGAGTATGATGTGAACGGGAATCTATTGAATCAGAAAAATGTGAAGTTATCGGATATCGGAACTACACTAGTAAACAAGAAGACGTTTTCGGGTCATGAAAAATTACACATACACGCTAAAAACCTTAATGCGGCTGAAAATGGACGAACGACGGTTCAGTTTTGGATGTACTGGACAGGTCAAGATAATATGATGCCCTTTTCGTGGCATTCGGGATATACCCTTTGGATAAAGGGCAATGTACTGGGCTTTAATAGTGGAGTTGCAGATATTTATGGGTTCAACGCGCAGCAGTTAATTAATAAATGGGTACGTATTACGGCGATCTTTAATAACGGAGACATAACCAAAAGTGAACTTTATGTGAATGGTGAGCGCCAACCTTTGCAGCACTATGGCAATACGTTGTCGCATCTAAAGTATGTTTCGGACAATGCTACGATTTCGGGATGGTCTATCAACGAGGACTACAAGTTTAAAGGCCAGCTTGCCGACTTGAAAATTTGGAATCGTGCTTTAACTCAATCAGAAATAATAAGTAGCGCTGAATCTATTCAACCCGTAGCAAATAATCATGTTGTAGGACATTGGAGATTAAATGATGCACCAAACCACTCTTTTAAATTAACAGGAACACAACGATTAGAACTAAATGGGTTGAATGTGAATACAGCTGCGGGAGCCAAATCAACTGTTCAGTTCTGGATGAAATGGAACGGTAAGGATTCAGAAATGCCGTTTAGTTGGGGACATATGTATACCCTATACATTCAGGGGAATAGATTGGGGTTCAATACAGGCGTTGGGGATATGTATGGGGTCCAGTCTGGTGATTTGTCCAATCGTTGGGTGCACGTGACAGCTATTTTTACGAATGGAGATCCTTATCTGAACGAACTCTATCTAAATGGTGTGAAACAAACTCTTTCGAAAAATGGAGGAGCGCAACAGCGTAATGTTACGAATAAAGCGTTTATTTCGGGTTGGGGTCATGATGATCACTATAAATTCAATGGGGAAATGGCAGATTTGAAGATTTGGAACAGAGCGTTGAATGAGATAGAAATTCAGAGTGAAATGTACAAAACAACGCTGAATGCTGCAAAGGATTTAGTGTATAGCTCATTTGAGTAA
- a CDS encoding MafI family immunity protein, producing MDIKMEIGVLLNLVKIPPEDTEKINEYLEYNEWGIAFEHFCATLFDEKIRITGIAFAQIRRIGEHMELEEQTWESLKSLVCN from the coding sequence ATGGATATTAAAATGGAGATTGGGGTTTTGCTAAATTTGGTTAAAATTCCTCCAGAGGATACTGAGAAAATAAACGAATACTTAGAATATAATGAATGGGGGATTGCTTTCGAACATTTTTGTGCGACTTTGTTTGATGAAAAAATCCGTATTACCGGAATTGCATTCGCTCAAATTAGGAGAATTGGAGAACATATGGAGCTAGAGGAGCAGACTTGGGAATCTCTGAAGTCACTTGTATGTAATTAA
- a CDS encoding RHS repeat-associated core domain-containing protein — protein MIQIQYSDGTVSKKKYDEIGCLIEQIDPKNVSKRFYHDANNNLVKSIDRKGQVHQFGYSNRNFLTSSTTPIPEEGVTYAYDEGGNRTAMTDATGTTRYAYFPTGELRTITYPDQTTLSYEYEARSLRTKQTVTTPTFSSSMTVNYGTMFAHPTSLQVTDRNNTALATMNYTYDKSETNLAKLSMSNGITETYTYDGLNLAHIQQHQGATPFGQYQYSYDPNRNITRKNENGTPFTFTYDKLNRIQTNSQFSETYTYDARDNRSTLTTANPPVQKGAQYSYDSCNRLTRAVTEDGNVVTYRYNGDGLMVERSQAGETTRYYYDDRKIIVAEGKVEPSGTVTITYAYAHDPRGRLLARQVASTNQMQYYVTNGHGDVTEIRDSQGTVLNKYTYDIWGKPLVTDKEQVPNIFRYSGEYWDSATNLQYLRSRWYDPSTGRFTTEDTYEGKLSSPLSLNLYAYVENNPLIWVDPTGHAKASDNKHLAGLVQGFENKWKRAQHIIDNFRQSISTCFTATLCKQAQSNFSYIEHYKNLQSQYEMGADAVRVAYYKLKRSGIPNDVKYRSSSVSAPNITSKLNSLIDGFNSDFKDYSANAATKLKKFWSLVETGSRVDVKNSHFKGHQFYTYDSELYRRDDLGNIFFGYAGKVFGYSDSFLTAGAGGYQIYSGTSQWSYYSTWFDDPRDSAMIGVGVSIYNKSH, from the coding sequence ATGATCCAAATTCAGTACTCAGACGGAACCGTATCCAAGAAGAAATACGACGAAATCGGGTGCCTGATCGAGCAGATCGATCCGAAAAACGTGAGCAAGCGATTCTACCACGATGCAAACAACAATTTGGTCAAAAGCATCGACCGCAAAGGTCAGGTTCATCAGTTCGGCTACAGCAACCGTAACTTCCTCACGAGCAGCACGACGCCAATCCCAGAAGAAGGCGTTACGTATGCGTATGATGAGGGCGGCAATCGTACCGCAATGACCGATGCAACGGGGACGACGAGATATGCGTATTTTCCAACAGGAGAATTGCGAACGATCACGTATCCCGACCAAACCACGTTGAGCTATGAATACGAGGCGAGAAGCTTACGAACGAAGCAAACCGTAACGACGCCGACGTTTAGCTCGTCGATGACGGTGAACTACGGCACGATGTTTGCGCATCCAACATCATTGCAAGTCACCGATCGAAACAACACGGCGTTAGCCACGATGAACTACACCTACGACAAATCCGAGACGAACTTAGCGAAGCTAAGCATGTCCAACGGAATCACCGAGACCTACACCTACGACGGCTTAAATCTAGCCCACATCCAACAGCATCAAGGCGCGACGCCATTTGGGCAGTATCAATACAGCTATGACCCTAACCGCAATATTACCCGCAAAAATGAAAACGGCACGCCGTTCACTTTCACCTATGACAAGCTCAATCGCATCCAGACGAACAGCCAGTTCAGCGAGACGTACACTTACGACGCACGCGACAATCGCAGTACGCTAACGACGGCCAATCCACCTGTGCAAAAAGGCGCCCAATACAGTTATGACTCTTGTAATCGCTTAACGCGCGCAGTCACCGAAGACGGCAACGTTGTCACGTACCGCTACAACGGCGACGGCCTGATGGTCGAGCGCAGCCAAGCTGGCGAGACCACCCGCTACTACTACGACGACCGCAAAATCATCGTCGCGGAAGGCAAAGTCGAGCCTAGCGGAACCGTTACGATCACGTATGCCTATGCTCATGATCCACGAGGCCGCTTACTGGCCCGCCAAGTCGCGAGCACGAATCAAATGCAGTACTACGTGACCAACGGCCACGGTGACGTCACCGAAATTCGCGACAGCCAAGGAACTGTGCTGAACAAGTACACGTATGACATCTGGGGCAAGCCATTAGTAACAGACAAGGAGCAAGTGCCGAACATTTTCCGCTACTCGGGCGAGTATTGGGATAGCGCAACAAACCTGCAATACTTGCGTTCTCGTTGGTACGATCCGAGTACAGGGCGGTTTACTACGGAGGATACGTATGAAGGTAAGTTGAGTAGCCCACTTAGTTTGAATTTATATGCTTATGTTGAGAACAATCCACTAATTTGGGTTGATCCAACAGGACATGCAAAAGCATCTGATAACAAGCATTTAGCTGGGTTAGTTCAAGGGTTTGAGAATAAGTGGAAGCGGGCTCAGCATATCATTGATAACTTTAGGCAAAGTATTTCTACCTGCTTTACGGCTACATTGTGTAAACAAGCACAGAGTAATTTCAGTTATATTGAACATTACAAAAACCTTCAATCTCAATATGAAATGGGTGCTGATGCTGTTCGTGTAGCTTACTACAAATTAAAAAGATCAGGAATCCCTAATGATGTTAAATATAGGAGTTCAAGTGTGTCTGCACCCAATATAACCTCAAAATTGAATTCTCTTATAGATGGATTTAACTCTGATTTTAAGGATTACTCAGCAAATGCTGCAACCAAGTTAAAAAAGTTTTGGAGTCTCGTGGAAACTGGAAGTAGGGTTGATGTTAAAAATTCACACTTTAAAGGTCATCAATTTTACACATATGATAGTGAATTATACAGAAGAGACGACTTAGGTAATATTTTCTTTGGTTATGCTGGCAAAGTATTTGGTTACAGTGATTCATTTCTAACAGCGGGAGCAGGTGGCTATCAGATATATTCTGGAACTTCGCAATGGTCATACTATTCTACATGGTTTGATGATCCGAGAGATTCGGCGATGATAGGTGTAGGGGTTAGTATTTACAACAAATCACATTAA